DNA from Cyanobacteriota bacterium:
CGATAGTTGGCGATCGCAGCATCAAAATCCCCAAGTGCTCGATAGTTGCGGGCGATCGCTAGCCGTAATCCAGGCATCAAATCGGTCTGTTTTTGGCTTTGAGCCAGCATGACTAGTTCCTCTTGGGTAGCGATCGCAGCCAGCCATTGGCGATCTTGCTCCTGCATGTAGATGATTCGCCGGAGAATCTCAGCTTTGGTCATCAACGGTGGGTCTTCTAGGGCTTGGTCTTCTGAACGTTTTACGGGCGGGGTGGTCACCTTAATTGGTGCTAGAGGCAGCAACTGTCGATAGGTTTGTACTGCATTTGGATAGTCAAACCAGTTAAAGTGCAAGCCACCGATGATAATCAGCGTAGCTTGCTCTAGAGCGCGATCGCCTCGCTGTCTGGCCTGAGCCAGTTGTTGTTCATAGACAGCCAACGCTAAGGGGCGCGATCGAATCTGCTGGTAAGCGATACCCAGTGCCCGCTGTAACAGCACAAGATCCACAGGATCTGTGGGCAACTGAGGCAGCATTAGCGCCGGATCTGGCTCAACTTGTTCTGAGTCAGGGAGTTGGGGTAAGGCAGTTGAACGCTGGGTCAAACTAGGCAAGTACTGTTCTTGAATAGCTTGCAAGCGGTTACGAATTAACCGGATTTGGATTGGCTGAGTTTCTTCCCAAGCTATATTGCCTACTTGTCCTAATGCCCGCACTTCGGAGATGACACCCAGAAAGCGCCGCAGCCGTAGTGTGCGATTCCAGATCTTAAATGCAGTTGCTAGGTCACCCTGCTCTCGTGCCGCTTTAGCCTCTACTTCTAATTTGTCTAGGGCTTCGGTCAGCGATCGTCGTTCTAGAACGGTGAGGGGACGCTTCACAGGGATTCTCGGCAATAGTGGATCCGGTTTTGTAATCTCCAAGGAATCCGGGAGATCTTCTTGAGGGGGAACCTTCTCCGATGGGGAAGGTGCAGTAGTTGTTTGTGCCATAGGAGAGGCTGACCATGCGTGAATACCTAGTTCTACGGATTGGCTCAGCGCTAGGGCAGAGTCCAGCAGCCCCAGACCAGCAGTGCATCCAACTATGATCACAGCAACAAAGCGGGGGTGATTTCTCAACAACATATTGCAATTCCCTGTTGGTGGTAGGCTAATCCTGTAGAATGGCAGTCACACAACACCCTACAACAAGATCGAGGGCATTCATCGTGGTTCATACAGCATCATCCTCCAGTTCTGTTCTGTCTAGTCAGGATCATTTCATCGAGACGATCGGTGTTGACCCCACCACTCTGACTGGCGAAACCCTACGTTCGTGGCTAGCAACCCTTACTGAGCAGATTATTGCAGGTAGGCTGCTGGATCGAGACACGGCGATCGTCCTCTCTCAGATTGACGGACAGGAAAACATTCTGTTGCTCTGTGAAGCTGCCAATCGTGTCAGAGAGGCTTGTTGTGGTCATGTCGTTGACCTATGCAGCATTGTCAATATCAAGTCTGGCAATTGTTCAGAGAATTGTCACTTTTGTGCTCAGTCTGCTCACCATCCTGGTGAGGGATCCCCTGTGTATGGCTTGAAGTCACCCGATGAGATTGTTGCGCAAGCAAAGGCTGCTGCTGCCGCAGGTGCTAAACGCTTTTGTCTGGTGAGTCAGGGACGGGGCGTTAAGTATAACAGTCCCAAATCCAGCGAGTTTGAACAGATTTTAGCTACCGTGCGGCGGATCATAGCAGAAACAAATATTAAGCCCTGCTGTGCATTGGGAGAAGTGACCTTAGAACAGGCCCAAGCCCTGAAAGATGCTGGTGTGACTCGCTATAACCATAACCTAGAAGCCTCGGAGCGCTTTTATCCAGAAATTGTTACGACCCATAGCTGGCACGATCGCGTGCAAACCGTGAAACACCTGAAAGCCGCAGGTATTCAAGCCTGTACGGGTG
Protein-coding regions in this window:
- a CDS encoding tetratricopeptide repeat protein → MRNHPRFVAVIIVGCTAGLGLLDSALALSQSVELGIHAWSASPMAQTTTAPSPSEKVPPQEDLPDSLEITKPDPLLPRIPVKRPLTVLERRSLTEALDKLEVEAKAAREQGDLATAFKIWNRTLRLRRFLGVISEVRALGQVGNIAWEETQPIQIRLIRNRLQAIQEQYLPSLTQRSTALPQLPDSEQVEPDPALMLPQLPTDPVDLVLLQRALGIAYQQIRSRPLALAVYEQQLAQARQRGDRALEQATLIIIGGLHFNWFDYPNAVQTYRQLLPLAPIKVTTPPVKRSEDQALEDPPLMTKAEILRRIIYMQEQDRQWLAAIATQEELVMLAQSQKQTDLMPGLRLAIARNYRALGDFDAAIANYRQAYLLAQPLQQFGYASDALKEAADLYKANNQPQKAIEIYQFLLEVDQQAYNTYGRMMTYDQIGQLYRQQGDTTRAVRAFQQGLALARQLKYQEDYFLQQIESVRNPSPKSTTSAPAG